The following nucleotide sequence is from Triticum dicoccoides isolate Atlit2015 ecotype Zavitan chromosome 7B, WEW_v2.0, whole genome shotgun sequence.
GCCGCCCTCTCCCCGTCCACTCGTTCgtcttccctctttcccccctccccttCCGCCCCCGACAGCGAGGCAGCAACCCGAGCCCCAGCCCACCACCTCCTCCCGTTTCCGCCTCCCCACCCCCAGAACCTCGCCCCACTCCTCGAGCCACCGAGCCCCAATCCGCGCGCCCACCCTCCCCACCACGCGCGGGCGGCCATGGGATGAGCCGCGGGGCGGGGGAGCCCGGATCCGGACCTAGGGTTTTCGGCTGCCACGCGCCCGCGCAGCCATGGAGTGGGACAGCGAGTCCGACGGCGGCGGCAGCGCCGGCAGCGGGGacgagatggaggaggaggagggaggagagatggTTGTTGGGGGAGCCGGCGGGAGCGGGAGCGAGGGAGGCGGAGGGATAGGCGGCGACGGGGTCGGCGGGATGTTCACGTTCGCCATCGAGGGGATGCTCCGCGGGGCGGGGCCGTACGGGCTGGTCGTCACGGACGCGCTCGAGCCCGACTGCCCCATCATCTACGTCAACCGCGGCTTCGAGGAGGCCACCGGGTACCGCGCCGAGGAGGTGCTCGGCAGGAATTGGTTCGTCCCCCTGTCCATCGTCATACTATTGCTCTCCTTCTGTTGGATTCGTGTATGTCTTGTTGGAATCGATGCCACTTAGGATCGTGCAGAACTTAAGTTTTGTTTGTTTGGGTTGTTACGTCCTGAGCTTCGATAGTGGTGACTTGTGGCAATAGAAGTGTGGCTAGATTGGGGAATTCTTCGGTTTAAACTCTACTGGTTAACATGCTTCTTCTTTGGACCAAATATCAAGCTGTGGTGTCGGTTCGTTATAGTGTAGGATTCCCTGCGCCTGTTTGTGCTTATTTGGCTGTGACTAGTCTCCAGTAGCATTGTTTGCTTTCTGTTAACAGTTGCTACAAATGCTCGTAGGACTTCCTATATTTGTGTGCACCGAATAGATTGAAGTTAGTAACTTAGCACCAAAAAGTGGCATGATGTCTTGTATCATTAGTCCCAGGAGAAGTTTTCCTACCTTTAATTGTTGAGTTTGGACCATATCTTGAGGCTTTATTTACTCTATATGTTGTAACTGCTGAACCGCATCCTGGCCTGATATGCTAGTTTTGGAATGTTGTTTGAGTTCTCCTTGGTTGGCTCACTTTGTATCTAATGCGACCTTCCAAGATTGACTTAACATACTTCTACGGTAGTGTTTTTTGGATTGGTTATTATAGACTCTTTTTGGCATGATACTACATAAGTAATGACAAACAAAAGCATCTTTGTATGTAGTTTAATCATTCTTTTCTTTGAAGGTAATCATGTCTTATGTAATATCCTTTGAGCAAACATATTGGTTGGAACTTCACAACTTCACATGAAAATGAACAAATATTTATCATGACAATCTCTAGAACCGAAAGGGGTGAACCTGATCAGTTAAAGAAGTATATTCATTCAAAATTTGTTTGTCATGTCCAGTCTGCCGGAATTCCCCAGGTGTTTGATGTTCTGATCATACAATGCTATTTTGCACTCTTCTTCAATGAGTCATGGAAATGATACCTGTAGAGTTAGAGCAGGTTGTGAAAAGGGACTTTAAGGTAGTTAGCCTTAATGAAAGATGAGCCATAAGTGCATAACACGAAAGGGAGAACACGAAATAGTGATGCCTTGAAATGAGTATTTTTTGTGTCAGTTATAAACTCCTTTTGGCATGATACTACATAAGTAATGAAAAACAAAAGCATGTTTGTAAGTACTTTTAATCATTTTTTAAGGCAACAAGGTTGTATGTAGTATCCTTTGAGGTTTGAGCATATATTTTTCATGATCTCTATGACAGAATGGGGGTGAACCTGATCAGTTAAAAGTAGTATTCTAATCAAATTTTGTCTGTCATGTTAAGTCTGCCGGAATCCCAGGTGTTTGATGATCTGACAGTTGACAATGTTATTTTGCACTTTTCAATAGTATTAATGATACCTGTAGAGTTAGAGCAGGTTGTGAAATGGAAGTTTAAAGGTATGTAGCCTTAATAAAAAAAATGAGCCATAGGCGCATAGCACAAAAGGAagaacacaaaaataataatatctgTAGCTGAAGGATCTAAGGTATACTTGGATAAGTGATAAATTGCGAGTTGTGACCAATTCTGGTCTTGCAGAAATAGTAATAGTAATATTCTGAAGTTCTCTTAAGCACCATCTGCTTTGTAGAATGACCTCACATATGATTATCTTGTAATATCTTGTTATTATTTGCATATGATAGAGATGTACAGAGGGACCCATAGATATCTGTATGCCAATAGTATATTACTATGATGGTGACAGTAACTTGGACGACAAATTTAGTGCTACTGATTTATGTGATGGAACAACTGTTTTCCAAAGTTTGGAAGGCTTAATCGTACATGCTTGTTTTTTAATAGAAAACGAAAGGGGGGAGTACGCCTGCTCAGTTATCATGCTTTGGCATACATGTAATCCTAAGTAGTTTTCTGTTTGTATCAAAATATGTGCCAATCTTGCTGGGTACATGACAATTATTTAATCGATATCGACAGCATGCNNNNNNNNNNNNNNNNNNNNNNNNNNNNNNNNNNNNNNNNNNNNNNNNNNNNNNNNNNNNNNNNNNNNNNNNNNNNNNNNNNNNNNNNNNNNNNNNNNNNNNNNNNNNNNNNNNNNNNNNNNNNNNNNNNNNNNNNNNNNNNNNNNNNNNNNNNNNNNNNNNNNNNNNNGTAATCATAAAACCTGGTTGCCTTGCATTTACAAATTTGTAGATCTAAATGTGCAATTTCCAAGTTCAATAGCATATGTGATAACTCATGCAAACTTTATGGACTTATAGTAGACTGTACTGCATTGATTATCTTGTGCTATATTGGCAATCTAGCACTTATATACTTACTACTCTTGATATCACAATTACCTCAGCCTGTAGATCTTTGTCCTAGGAAGTAAATAATGGTCATTATTTACTGAAGCATATGCCAAGGCCCCAAGGGATGTTTGCTACAACATAAATAGTAAATTGAATTTGTGAAAACATGGTCTACAATGTTCTGCCGTACAACTGTTGTGCATTTTGACCATGAACATTGAATTTGTTAAAGTCGTTTGCTGTCTTTGGCTGGCATTCTGCATCATTATTAACCTCAAAACGCACATGATAATTAAGGGAATGCCGATGAAAACTCCTGAGAAAACAGGATCCTACCACCAAGGGGTCCTTATGATACTACATGGCATTCCTGGGAGATATAGATTCTTGCATGCTAATTAAATTTGGAAATGATACTTTGTAATTAATGGCAACAAAATATATCCTGTATGCAGGTGCTGCTCTTTTCTTGAACCATTTCTCCTCTTTTAGCTGTCCATGATGTAGCTTTGTGCGCAGTAGCTTACTGTTGAACTTACTATCCTTGATGTTCTTACACTGCTGTTTGTCCCTCTTTCAGCCGGTTTCTGCAATGCAGAGGCCCATTTGCTCAGAGAAGGCACCCCTTGGTTGATGATGCAGTAGTTTCTGGGATTCAGAGATGCATAGACAACGGTACTCAGTTCCGTGGTGATTTGTTGAATTTCAGAAAAGACGGATTTCCGTTGATGAATAGGTTGCACCTGACCCCTATATATGGAGATGATGATATCATCACCCATTATATGGGCATTCAGTTCTTCACCAATGCTAATGTTGATTTGGTACCAGTACCTGGCTCAGTTACAAGGGAACCTGTGAGATCTACACGGTTTGCTCCGGATAACTTTTTCCGGCCCATAACCACCGGACTAGAGCAGGACAACTTCTGCCGGGAGTATTCCAGTCTCTTCCAGCTAACTGATGAAGTACTTTGCCAGAGTATTTTGTCAAGGTTGTCTCCAAGAGATGTCGCATCTGTGAGCTCTGTATGTCGACGGTTGTATGACTTGACAAAAAATGAAGATCTTTGGAGAATGGTTTGTCGTAATGCATGGGGTAGTGAGACTACTCGAGCTCTTGAGACTGTGCCTGCTGCGAAAAGATTGGGCTGGGGTCGTCTGGCCAGAGAACTAACCACCCTGGAAGCTGTTGCCTGGAGGAAATTGACTGTTGGAGGTGCAGTGGAGCCATCTCGATGCAACTTCAGTGCTTGTGCTGTAGGGAATCGTGTCGTTCTCTTTGGCGGGGAAGGTGTTAACATGCAACCGATGAATGACACATTTGTGTTGGATTTGAATGCTAGCAATCCGGAGTGGAGACATGTCAATGTGAGCTCAGCTCCTCCAGGCCGCTGGGGCCATACACTATCGTGCCTAAATGGATCTTGGTTAGTTGTGTTCGGGGGATGTGGAAGGCAGGGCCTTCTTAATGATGTATTCATGTTGGATTTGGATGCGAAACACCCAACTTGGCGGGAGATCCCTGGTGTTGCACCGCCGGTTCCGCGTTCATGGCACAGCTCCTGCACTTTGGATGGGAATAAGTTGGTGGTTTCTGGTGGCTGTGCAGACTCGGGTGTACTACTCAGTGATACGTTTCTTCTTGATGTGAGCATGGACAGACCTGTATGGAGGGAAGTACCTGCATCTTGGACACCACCTTCTAGATTGGGCCACTCAATGTCTGTGTATGATGGTAGGAAAATTCTGATGTTCGGCGGTCTTGCTAAGAGTGGTCCTCTCCGACTACGATCTAGTGATGTGTTCACAATGGACTTGAGCGAAGAAGAGCCCTGTTGGCGGTGCCTCACCGGGAGTGGAATGCCTGGGGCGGGAAATCCGGCTGGAGCTGGTCCACCTCCTCGTCTTGATCATGTTGCTGTGAGTTTGCCAGGGGGAAGAGTGTTGATATTTGGTGGATCAGTGGCAGGCCTCCACTCGGCGTCACAGCTGTATCTCTTGGATCCGACTGAAGAGAAACCTACGTGGAGGATACTCAATGTTCCCGGGCGACCTCCACGGTTTGCGTGGGGCCACAGTACCTGTGTCGTTGGAGGTACAAAAGCGATAGTGCTTGGAGGACAAACTGGAGAAGAGTGGATGCTCACCGAAGTGCATGAGCTCTCTCTGGCTAGTAGTAACTCTGTTTGAAGTCTTAAAGGTCTTTCGACCAAGCTTCCATGAAAACAAATGGGACCTTTCATGTGGCATTAAGCTTGGTTGTCTTCACCACCAGGGCCAGAGCACCGAATGTTTGGCGCTCGGAATGGATGTATTTTCTTGGAAGAGAGAAATGGTTGGGTCTGAAGTAAGATTAAACCTCCTAAACCGGGGTTGCTTGCTATATGTAGCTAATGGGTAGTGATATGTTCTTTCTCTTGTTGCTGTTTGTTTGGTCTTTTACCAGATAAGTATAATTCATAAGCTACTCTCATGGGATGAGTATCAGTTTTATGTATTCTCAGACGATTCTGACATCCATTCTGTTAGGTTAAAAAAAGGACTACTCTGTACAGATGAACCCTCTCTTGTATTGAAACCGTGATAGTTATGAGATGTATGGATGGTCTTGGATCAATCCTCTTTTTTTGTTAGACATGTAACAGGCTGTAGCAAGTTTTCCTCTCAGGTGAGCTTATTAGTTGTGCGTGTGTTAACTTTGTCTGTTTTCTTCTtgttgtagacaaataatgtacagTTCTTTTTGTGTGTAACAATGCTTAACTTGTCATGGTCTAATCGCTATTATCTTGAAACTACGAGATTGTAGCACTCTAGCACTGATAAACAGTGTGACAAGGAAATAGCTGTCGACTCTTTTAGTTGCAGAGAGGGAGATCCCAGCCTCCGCAGCATCCTAAATTACAATTCCATTACAGGAGAAACCTTGGTACAATTCCATTACTGACTAAATTACATTACAAAACATATCATCAGAGGACTAGAAATGGACTCCGAAGTGATGATGTAGAATGGCGGTAGGGCACGCATCCTACGCAGCAGAGGCAGGGAAGTCGGCGTTGCCAGTGAACCACGGGCACTGGAGCGCCACGGCCGCCGGCAGACGCTCGCCGGGGTCGCATGTGAGGAGCCCGTCTAAAACCTCGAATCCGTCGCGCGACAGGCGCTCCTCCGGGAACAGCTCGCGTAGCCGGCTGTCGCCTCGGCGTGTCGCTGGCATCTGCCCCGCGGCGGCGAGCGGCCTGTGCGTGAATCCTACACACGCGCCGCCGAGCACGCTGGAGATTCTGAGGAGCTGGTCGACCGCATCTTGTCCCGGGAACAGCGGTTCGCCGGCGAGCAGCTCCGCCATGACGCAGCCAAGCGACCAGGCGTCCACGAGCTCGTCGTAGTCCGGCCTCCCCAGGAGCATCTCCGGAGCCATGTACCAGCGCGTGCCGGCCCGGccgcgcggcggcggcgcgctcgCCATGGACACGGCCAGCCCGAGGTCGCATATCTTCACCGCGCCCTCGCGGCCGACGAGGACGTTCCCTGGCTTGATGTCCCGGTGGACGATGCCGCGCTCGTGCATCCTCCCGGCGCCGCTGAGGAGCTGCCGCATGACGCGGCGCGTCTCGTCCTCCGTGAACGGCCGGCCGCGAGCGCGCAGGACGTGGGCGAGGCTCGGGCCAACGTGCTCCAGGACGAGGCTGCACTGCCCGGTGCCAGGGTCCCGCGCGATGCCGTGCAAGCCGACGATCGAGGGGTGGCCGCGGCACGCCGCGAGGTAGCACGCCTCGCGCAGCAGGTCGCGGTGGAGCGCCTGTGCACGGTGGCGCCTCCTCTTGCCGCCGTCGGGTGAGCGGACCAGGAACTTGAGGGCGACGTCCTCTccggtggcgcggtggcgcgccttGACGACGACGCCGAAGCCGCCCGCCCCGAGCACGCGCGTCGGTTCGTAGTCCTCTGTGCTCCCGATGCGCCGTCTCTTGCGGGAGCCGGCGGCGTGGTCGTCGATCATGGCGCCAATGGCGGCTTCGGCTGCGGCAGCTCGTGACATGGTGGCCATGGATGTGGGTGCTACTTGCTGGTGCGTGTTGGAATATGTAGACTGTAGTTACGTACAGGAGGAGCGGCACATGCAAGCCGATTGCCGTTCGAAGATGTTTCCGTGGCGCGCGCGCAACGCTCGACGCGCTTCCGACTGCTGCTCTGATCGACGAATGTCACTCGGTTTGCCCACCGCCTCACCGGAAGATCTATATAAGCTTGACGGGGCACCTCGTTGTACGCGATCGCTTCTTCCTCCCCCACCTCTCCAATCTCCATCCAAAGATCGATCACAGCTTGCTAGAAATCCGCTGCCATGGCCGCGCAGGCCAGCCCGCTCCGCCGCTGGAAGCGCTTCTTCGGCGCCTTCGACTCCGTCGACGCCGCCATCGAGGCCGCCGACCCTGACATGTGCCGCGACGAGGTCCGGCGCGCCAGGGGCGACATCTTTGAAGGGCTCTGCAACACCGCGGACGACGGCATGGCGGAGAAGCTCTGCGGGGTTCTCGACGGCTTGATGGCAGAGTCCCTCGAGACGCTGCGGTTGACTCCGGTGACGCCAAAGGTGCTCGCCACCACGGACCTCGCCAGGGCCGTCCGTGCGCTGCAGAAGCACGAGTCCGAGCGGGTCCGCATCCTCGCCAGAGGCATCGTGAGCGGGTGGAGGGCGTCCGCCCTGCACGACTTCGCCGGAGAGCCGGACAACTTCAACGCGCCTCAGCCCAAGGAGACCGTGGAGCAGCAGCGTGTCTGCGCAACGACGACGGAGCGGCCTTCCTCCAACGAGATTGTCGGTCACGATCGGCAGCATGCCTCGGCCGATCTtgactcgaagaagaagaagacggtgGAGATCAGCGACGACAAGGCATCGGATCTCGTCGGCGGCATCAACATGGCGAAGCCCAAGGAGGTCACCGTCGGCCGGCATGTCATTGTCTCGGCCGATCCAGACGCGAAGGCAATGGAGGCCGCAAAGCGCAAACTCCATGAAAGGTACCAGCAAGCATCGGACGCGAAGCGGCAGCGCAGGGTGCAGGTCGTGGAGTCGCCGGAGATGCTCACGCAGAGGCAGAGAAAAATGCACCCCATCATGAGGGAGAGGAGCCTGGAGAGGTGCGCGAGCTCCATGGTCAAGAAAACGTTCTCGGTCACGAGGCAGATTCCCATGGGCAGTTGATCCATCACAACCGACTGCAATTGTAATTATTTGCTCCTCTGTATGTGTGTGATGGTCTTACAGAATCTGCTGAAATCTGCAGACTTTGAGAAGAGTGATTGGTGAAGATGTAGTATTTGAAAGATGTTGCGTCCAGCAACCAGTGATACCTAGATCACCAATATAGCTCTCTCCTTTTGCAGTTTGATCGAGTTCTTGTGTATGTTGTACTCCAGCTTTCCAACTTAATTGCAATTTGAATTCTTCTCAAGAAAATATTGAGAACTCCGCTAAGATTGGACTTCAAACGATTTATAAACTTATAAAATACATAATATATGTGCAGCAAGCCCATGGTATGCAAGCACGAGAAAGGTCAGGGGATTTAGGATTACAATGACCGTAAAAAATATATTCCGTGCGATACCTCACTGTAAGAATTGTTGGAGATGGCTGAGGAGATGCCTGTGGGTTTCATTACCAGTGCAAATTTGTTAACGATCAGCAGTTTACTCTATGAAATTGGACAGATTTTCATGCTTGGAGTTGACTGAACCCAACGCTGCAATGCAAGTTTGGCATCCTGCAAGTTGTGGTGTTGTTTGTTTCCTCATGCGGAAAAAAAAATCACACCGAAATTTGGGAGTCTAGCATAATGTTTTGTTGTACGTACCTAGGTTCAGATGAACCTCAGAATCTCATCACGCCTTTTTTTTAATAAAAGAAGGGCTGATTTCTATTTGTGAATAaataataaaatggctgcatgcatggCCAGGTACAGAGGGagggggtaatcctccttttctaaaaaaaagagaAACCATTTGGTTCCTCTCACCGCACACATGTATGTCTAAATGGAGTATAAACTATCTCATTACAATTTTGTGAATGACATGTCTTTTCAAGCTAACAAATTTACAGGAAATTGGCTCGACGGATGCAGGGGAAAGAAATGGTTGTGCACATCGATCAATGTGGAAACAACGATTTAACCCTCCTTTTCGTTATAGAAGGATGTTTTCAATAATTATGGCAAAATTGTTAGGCCAAGCATTATTTTTCGTACTACCAAACTTTGAGCGTGGGAGTATAAAATTGCAGTTCAGCTCAAATCAAAGTACATACTTGACTCAAAATAGTACAACTCCCAATGTATACCAGTAGGCCACAAATCTCAACTCGAGAAACCTAAAGGCCCAAACAGCACCTCAGCCTCCTCCCGTTTCGCTTGAGACAGGCGACCCGGGATGCAACAACCTCGTGTGATCCATGCACCACTGCCACCACACTACCGACATGTCTCCTTGGCTTTTTTTAGGGTTGACATGTCTCCTTTATCCGCCATcaaacttagggcatctccaacacaagAATTTCCTATATGACCTTAGAAAAATTAATGAAATCTCTTCATGGATGGAGTCGGGTGCATATTGGGTATCTGCCTAAGAAACTTGAATGTGCTCGTAAGAGACTAGGCATTTTGTTAAATAGAACTG
It contains:
- the LOC119337196 gene encoding adagio-like protein 1, which codes for MEWDSESDGGGSAGSGDEMEEEEGGEMVVGGAGGSGSEGGGGIGGDGVGGMFTFAIEGMLRGAGPYGLVVTDALEPDCPIIYVNRGFEEATGYRAEEVLGRNCRFLQCRGPFAQRRHPLVDDAVVSGIQRCIDNGTQFRGDLLNFRKDGFPLMNRLHLTPIYGDDDIITHYMGIQFFTNANVDLVPVPGSVTREPVRSTRFAPDNFFRPITTGLEQDNFCREYSSLFQLTDEVLCQSILSRLSPRDVASVSSVCRRLYDLTKNEDLWRMVCRNAWGSETTRALETVPAAKRLGWGRLARELTTLEAVAWRKLTVGGAVEPSRCNFSACAVGNRVVLFGGEGVNMQPMNDTFVLDLNASNPEWRHVNVSSAPPGRWGHTLSCLNGSWLVVFGGCGRQGLLNDVFMLDLDAKHPTWREIPGVAPPVPRSWHSSCTLDGNKLVVSGGCADSGVLLSDTFLLDVSMDRPVWREVPASWTPPSRLGHSMSVYDGRKILMFGGLAKSGPLRLRSSDVFTMDLSEEEPCWRCLTGSGMPGAGNPAGAGPPPRLDHVAVSLPGGRVLIFGGSVAGLHSASQLYLLDPTEEKPTWRILNVPGRPPRFAWGHSTCVVGGTKAIVLGGQTGEEWMLTEVHELSLASSNSV